One segment of Panicum virgatum strain AP13 chromosome 1K, P.virgatum_v5, whole genome shotgun sequence DNA contains the following:
- the LOC120690560 gene encoding pectate lyase-like, protein MMERLRWSRPGSLLVVAAAFLASAAMSSAGIADLDEHWQKRKELAEAAAREAYRPDPYNVTNSFNIAVHRATSLRREMGEKKNKKKKNKSGGPCKATNPIDKCWRCRKDWATDRQRMARCARGFGHLATGGLGGKIYVVTDPGDADALNPRPGTLRWGAIQTGPLWITFARSMIIELSQELLVSSDKTIDGRGAQVRIANGGGITVQFARNVIIHNLHVHDVKHTMGGMMRDSPTHTGPRTKADGDGISLFGATNVWIDHISMSNCEDGLVDVVQSSTGVTISNCHFTNHNDVMLFGASDSYPQDQVMQITVAFNHFGRGLVQRMPRCRWGFFHVVNNDYTHWLMYAIGGSNAPTIISQGNRYIAPPNMAAKVITKHYADEGVWKNWVWHTENDLFMNGAVFQPSGGAVPRKVKKDEWVKPKPGSYVTRLTRNSGTLECRPGMPC, encoded by the exons atgatgGAGAGGCTCCGGTGGAGCCGCCCCGGCTCCCTCCTCGTGGTCGCGGCGGCGTTCCTGGCGTCCGCTGCAATGTCGAGCGCCGGCATCGCCGACCTCGACGAGCACTGGCAGAAGCGCAAGGAgctggccgaggcggcggcgagggaggcgtaCAGGCCCGACCCCTACAACGTGACCAACAGCTTCAACATCGCCGTACACCGGGCCACCAGCCTGCGGCGCGAGATGggggagaagaagaacaagaagaagaagaacaagtccggcGGGCCCTGCAAGGCGACGAACCCGATCGACAAGTGCTGGCGCTGCCGCAAGGACTGGGCGACGGACCGGCAGCGCATGGCCCGCTGCGCCCGCGGCTTCGGGCACCTGGCcaccggcggcctcggcggcaaGATCTACGTCGTCACCGACCccggcgacgccgacgccctCAACCCGCGTCCCGGCACGCTCCGGTGGGGCGCCATCCAGACGGGCCCGCTGTGGATCACCTTCGCCCGGTCCATGATCATCGAGCTCTCGCAGGAGCTCCTGGTGAGCAGCGACAAGACCATCGACGGGCGCGGCGCGCAGGTGCGCATCGCCAACGGCGGCGGCATCACCGTGCAGTTCGCCCGGAACGTGATCATCCACAACCTGCACGTGCACGACGTGAAGCACACCATGGGGGGCATGATGCGGGACTCGCCGACGCACACGGGCCCGCGCACCAaggccgacggcgacggcatcTCGCTGTTCGGCGCCACCAACGTGTGGATCGACCACATCTCCATGTCCAACTGCGAGGACGGGCTGGTGGACGTGGTGCAGAGCTCCACGGGGGTCACCATCTCCAACTGCCACTTCACCAACCACAACGACGTGATGCTGTTCGGGGCCAGCGACTCGTACCCGCAGGACCAGGTGATGCAGATCACCGTCGCCTTCAACCACTTCGGGAGGGGGCTCGTGCAGCGGATGCCGCGATGCCGCTGGGGCTTCTTCCACGTCGTCAACAACGACTACACGCACTGGCTCATGTACGCCATCGGCGGCAGCAACGCGCCCACCATCATCAGCCAGGGCAACCGCTACATTGCGCCGCCAAACATGGCAGCCAAAGTG ATCACCAAGCACTACGCCGACGAGGGCGTGTGGAAGAACTGGGTGTGGCACACGGAGAACGACCTCTTCATGAACGGCGCCGTCTTCCAGCCCTCCGGCGGCGCCGTCCCGAGGAAGGTGAAGAAGGACGAGTGGGTCAAGCCCAAGCCAGGCTCCTACGTCACCAGGCTCACCCGCAACTCCGGCACCTTGGAGTGCAGGCCCGGCATGCCGTGCTGA
- the LOC120690633 gene encoding nuclear ribonuclease Z-like, which translates to MANGGKPAIAADDDSGAPSTSAPARPRAMRRLEIEGYAVEGVSIAGHETCVTFPSLNLAFDIGRCPPLAVSRDLLFISHAHTDHIGGLPLYVATRGRRRMRPPTVFVPACLADLVRRLFEVHRAMDRSDLDHELVPLEVGEVYELRKDLRVRSFRTYHVVPSQGYVMYKLKHKLKDEYAGLQGKELSSLRKSGVEITNTVSTPEIAFTGDTMSDFILDPDNADVLKAKILVVESTYIDDSKSIEDAREKGHTHLSEIASLSDKLEKKAILLNHFSTRYTAEDIDAAINRLPPSLRSRVHALKEGF; encoded by the exons atgGCGAATGGCGGCAAGCCAGCGatcgccgccgacgacgactCTGGAGCGCCCTCAACCTCCGCCCCCGCGCGGCCGAGGGCGATGCGGCGACTCGAGATCGAGGGCTACGCCGTGGAGGGCGTCTCGATCGCGGGGCACGAGACCTGCGTCACGTTCCCCTCCCTCAACCTCGCCTTCGACATCGGCCGctgcccgccgctcgccgtctcgcgggacctcctcttcatctcccacgcccacacggaCCACATCGGGGGCCTGCCCCTGTACGTCGCCACGCGGGGCCGCAGGAGGATGCGCCCGCCCACCGTCTTCGTCCCCGCCTGCCTCGCCGACCTCGTGCGGAGGCTCTTCGAGGTCCACCGCGCCATGGACCGGTCCGACCTCGACCACGAGCTCGTGCCGCTCGAGGTCGGGGAGGTCTACGAGCTCCGCAAGGACCTCAGGGTCAGATCGTTCAGGACCTACCACGTCGTGCCAAGCCAG GGGTATGTGATGTACAAGCTGAAGCATAAGCTCAAGGACGAGTATGCTGGCCTCCAGGGGAAAGAACTCAGCAGTCTCAGAAAGTCAGGAGTTGAG ATCACGAATACAGTGTCGACACCTGAGATTGCTTTCACGGGAGATACAATGTCGGATTTCATCCTTGATCCTGATAATGCAGATGTTTTGAAGGCGAAAATTCTTGTGGTTGAG AGTACTTATATTGATGACTCGAAATCAATTGAGGATGCAAGAGAGAAAGGGCACACTCACTTGTCTGAG ATAGCGAGTCTGTCTGACAAGCTTGAAAAGAAAGCTATTCTACTGAATCACTTTTCAACCCGTTATACTGCAGAG GACATTGATGCAGCAATCAACAGATTGCCACCATCTCTCCGAAGCAGAGTTCATGCATTGAAGGAAGGCTTCTAG